A genomic segment from Nitrospira sp. encodes:
- a CDS encoding Glycerophosphoryl diester phosphodiesterase, which translates to MVQVWEGTSRTFSEEAAISSVLRIGHRGAAGHAPENTLAAIWKARSFHADLVEVDVRATSDGHLVLMHDETVDRTTDKTGHVAELSLDQVQRLDAGNGQRIPTLEDTLEITSGTIGMILELKAEGIGSEACAIVKRIGFSGTLIYASFLTEELHRVRQADPLANLMVLLHRRLPRDPVAEVIAVNASHVGLHFSTVTHALLQTYHNLERRVFAYTVNEPKDIQRLRATGIDGIVSDYPDRI; encoded by the coding sequence ATGGTGCAGGTTTGGGAAGGGACCAGCAGGACCTTTTCAGAAGAGGCCGCCATCTCTTCCGTCCTTCGCATCGGTCATCGAGGAGCCGCCGGCCACGCGCCCGAGAATACCCTCGCCGCCATTTGGAAAGCCCGGTCCTTTCACGCAGATCTCGTTGAAGTCGACGTGCGGGCGACCAGCGACGGCCATCTCGTGCTGATGCACGACGAAACCGTCGATCGCACGACCGACAAGACTGGCCATGTGGCCGAGCTGTCGCTCGATCAGGTGCAACGGCTCGATGCGGGCAATGGGCAGCGTATTCCCACCTTGGAAGATACCCTCGAGATTACTTCCGGCACCATCGGGATGATCCTCGAACTCAAAGCGGAGGGAATCGGGAGCGAAGCGTGCGCCATCGTGAAACGAATCGGATTTTCCGGCACCCTCATTTATGCGTCGTTCCTGACGGAGGAATTGCATCGCGTCCGGCAAGCCGATCCTCTGGCGAACCTCATGGTCCTGCTGCATCGCCGCCTGCCTCGGGACCCTGTCGCCGAGGTGATCGCCGTGAACGCCTCGCACGTCGGCCTCCATTTTTCCACCGTCACCCACGCGCTGCTCCAGACCTACCACAACCTCGAACGGCGGGTCTTCGCCTACACGGTCAACGAGCCGAAGGACATTCAACGCCTGCGCGCGACAGGCATCGACGGAATCGTGTCCGATTACCCGGACCGTATCTAG
- a CDS encoding Mobile element protein, translating to MSTKIHATVDALGNPLGVHLSAGQASDLEGADVLLPQLHAPILIADKGYDADARVIEPLTARGTQAVIPPRCNRHTLRTYDRTLYTARHVIENFFAKLKQFRCIATRYDKTARNFLAALHLTASVIWLI from the coding sequence TTGAGTACCAAGATTCATGCGACGGTGGATGCCTTGGGTAATCCGCTCGGCGTTCATCTGTCAGCGGGCCAGGCCAGTGATCTGGAGGGCGCAGATGTGTTGCTCCCGCAGCTACACGCTCCCATTTTGATTGCTGACAAGGGATACGATGCAGATGCGCGTGTGATCGAACCGTTGACAGCGCGCGGCACACAGGCCGTCATTCCGCCACGGTGCAATCGTCACACGCTGCGAACGTATGACCGTACCTTGTACACGGCACGGCATGTGATCGAGAACTTCTTTGCCAAACTCAAGCAGTTCCGCTGCATCGCCACCCGCTATGACAAAACGGCCCGGAACTTCTTGGCGGCCCTGCACCTTACCGCCTCAGTCATTTGGCTAATTTGA
- a CDS encoding Mobile element protein: MARRELRDDQWRPIKDLLPGKASDPGRTATDNRTCVDAVLWIARTGAPGRELPKQFGVWNSVFQRYNRWSRAGVWERVFRQLSRDADNEYAMIDSTIVRAHQHSAGARKKTGRKPLGGAKAG, translated from the coding sequence ATGGCGAGACGCGAGTTACGGGATGATCAATGGAGGCCCATCAAGGACTTGTTGCCTGGCAAGGCGAGCGATCCGGGGCGGACGGCGACGGATAACCGAACATGTGTGGATGCCGTGCTATGGATCGCACGGACCGGTGCGCCCGGGCGTGAGTTGCCGAAGCAGTTCGGGGTATGGAACAGCGTATTCCAGCGGTATAACCGGTGGTCGAGGGCGGGCGTGTGGGAGCGGGTGTTTCGGCAGCTGAGTCGTGATGCGGATAACGAGTATGCGATGATCGACAGCACGATTGTGCGGGCTCATCAGCACAGCGCTGGCGCGCGAAAAAAAACGGGCCGCAAGCCATTGGGCGGAGCAAAGGCGGGTTGA
- a CDS encoding Cytochrome c551 peroxidase, producing the protein MTVEKVELGKLLFFDPRLSRDNTISCASCHKPELAWTDGTKLSIGINNQLSSRNSMTVVNRLYGRAQLWHGKIATLEAQAQNPLTKAVRMGMPSTDAEVAKLNAIKEYRGRFQQVFCTDVSIDGIAKAIAAFERTILSGNSPADRYDMGGEEQAVSESAKRGLKIFQGKGRCTRCHSGFNFSDEEFHNLGIDWDKSAADLGRYSVEKHPGTVGGFKTPTLREIARTAPYMHDGRFTTLEEVVDFYDQGGIQNPHLSNLIIPLGLTHQEKQDLVEYMRALNGEGWQVTAPAEFPR; encoded by the coding sequence TTGACGGTAGAGAAGGTAGAGCTTGGAAAACTGCTCTTCTTCGATCCACGCTTGTCCCGCGACAACACGATTTCCTGTGCCAGCTGCCATAAGCCGGAACTGGCTTGGACGGATGGGACCAAGCTGTCGATCGGCATCAACAATCAGTTGTCGTCCCGCAACAGTATGACGGTGGTGAATCGATTGTACGGCCGTGCTCAATTGTGGCACGGCAAGATAGCGACGTTGGAAGCGCAAGCGCAGAATCCCCTCACCAAAGCCGTGCGGATGGGCATGCCTTCAACGGATGCCGAAGTTGCCAAGCTCAATGCGATCAAAGAATACCGAGGGCGGTTTCAACAGGTCTTTTGCACCGACGTCTCCATCGACGGGATCGCCAAGGCGATCGCCGCGTTCGAACGGACCATCCTGTCCGGCAACAGCCCGGCGGATCGGTACGACATGGGCGGCGAAGAACAAGCGGTGTCAGAGTCGGCCAAGCGGGGTCTCAAGATCTTCCAAGGCAAGGGCCGCTGCACGCGCTGCCATTCGGGGTTCAACTTCAGCGACGAAGAATTTCATAATCTCGGCATCGATTGGGACAAGTCCGCAGCCGATCTCGGGCGGTACTCGGTCGAGAAACATCCCGGTACGGTCGGCGGATTCAAGACACCGACCTTGCGTGAGATTGCTCGAACGGCTCCCTACATGCATGATGGCCGCTTTACGACGCTTGAAGAGGTCGTCGATTTCTACGACCAAGGGGGCATTCAGAACCCCCATCTCTCCAATTTGATCATTCCGCTGGGCCTGACCCATCAGGAAAAACAGGATCTCGTTGAATACATGCGGGCCCTCAACGGAGAGGGTTGGCAGGTCACGGCCCCGGCAGAATTTCCACGATAG
- a CDS encoding Mobile element protein, producing the protein MIRRYGLRDDQWERIGVLLPGRVGQVGRPAADNRLFVEAVLYRYRAGIPWRDLPERFGDWKNAHRRFSRWAERGVWERVFRQLSRDADNEYAMIDSTIVRAHQHSAGARKKTGRKPLGGAKAG; encoded by the coding sequence ATGATACGACGTTATGGGTTACGCGACGACCAATGGGAGCGCATCGGTGTGTTGCTCCCCGGCCGGGTTGGCCAAGTCGGTCGCCCGGCGGCGGACAATCGGCTCTTCGTTGAAGCGGTTCTCTACCGCTACCGCGCCGGCATTCCCTGGCGCGACTTACCGGAGCGGTTTGGTGACTGGAAGAATGCCCATCGCCGGTTTAGTCGCTGGGCGGAGCGTGGGGTGTGGGAGCGGGTGTTTCGGCAGCTGAGTCGTGATGCGGATAACGAGTATGCGATGATCGACAGCACGATTGTGCGGGCTCATCAGCACAGCGCTGGCGCGCGAAAAAAAACGGGCCGCAAGCCATTGGGCGGAGCAAAGGCGGGTTGA
- a CDS encoding trehalose-phosphatase, with amino-acid sequence MQYALRAPGKRILDRVAGREAVLFAFDFDGTLARIVQDRHAATLAQPVHDALHALALQAPTAIISGRSLADLRPRLDGIPAHLVGNHGLEGLHTSERVMHQARDCCRAWLKTVLRDESSLTKAGVVVEDKTYSLTFHYRQACSPPDAREAIFHSVATLSPAPRLVLGKSVVNAIPPGNLHKGTAILELMHQLNSSAALYVGDDDTDEDVFSLPDERIVTVRVGKKATSAAECYLERQSQIGLLLEYLAQARKRTT; translated from the coding sequence ATGCAGTACGCGCTCAGAGCGCCAGGGAAGCGCATCCTCGATCGAGTAGCCGGCCGGGAGGCGGTGCTCTTTGCGTTCGATTTCGACGGCACGCTGGCGCGAATCGTTCAGGACCGGCATGCGGCAACCCTGGCGCAACCGGTTCACGATGCGCTGCATGCCCTGGCGCTGCAGGCACCGACCGCCATCATTTCCGGGCGCTCCCTCGCGGACCTCCGGCCGCGCCTGGACGGTATTCCCGCGCACCTGGTCGGGAATCACGGACTCGAAGGGTTGCACACATCAGAACGGGTCATGCACCAGGCGCGGGACTGTTGCCGTGCCTGGCTCAAGACGGTGTTGAGAGACGAATCGAGCCTGACCAAGGCCGGTGTGGTCGTGGAGGACAAGACCTACTCGCTGACGTTCCACTATCGGCAGGCCTGCTCACCGCCAGACGCGCGCGAAGCGATCTTTCATTCGGTTGCGACGTTGTCACCGGCGCCGCGTCTCGTGTTGGGAAAATCGGTGGTGAATGCCATTCCACCCGGCAACCTGCACAAGGGAACTGCCATTTTGGAATTGATGCACCAGCTCAACAGTTCCGCCGCGCTGTACGTCGGCGACGACGATACCGACGAAGACGTCTTTTCGTTGCCGGATGAGCGGATCGTTACGGTGCGCGTCGGGAAAAAGGCGACCTCCGCCGCGGAATGTTATCTGGAACGGCAGTCGCAGATCGGTCTGTTGTTGGAGTACCTCGCCCAGGCGCGCAAGCGGACGACATGA